A genomic segment from Desulfuromonadales bacterium encodes:
- a CDS encoding anthranilate/aminodeoxychorismate synthase component II (TrpG; with TrpE catalyzes the formation of anthranilate and glutamate from chorismate and glutamine; TrpG provides the glutamine amidotransferase activity): MLLLIDNYDSFTFNLAHRIGELGTDVKVVRNDAVT; the protein is encoded by the coding sequence ATGCTGCTGCTCATCGACAACTACGACTCGTTCACCTTCAATCTCGCGCATCGCATCGGCGAGCTCGGGACCGACGTGAAGGTCGTGCGCAACGACGCCGTGAC